From Caminibacter mediatlanticus TB-2, the proteins below share one genomic window:
- the thiC gene encoding phosphomethylpyrimidine synthase ThiC gives MRKEWIKKRMNDSRRTQMYYAKKGIITEEMEYIAKIENLDAEFVRSEVARGRLIIPANINHTHLVPMAIGRVTKTKVNANIGASALASDIEEEVKKLQTAVKYGADTVMDLSAGAKNMDEIREAIIKASPVPIGTVPMYQIIDEIGDVEKLTYDDILRVLEKQAKQGVSYFTIHAGLLLRHMPEIAKRKMGIVSRGGSLTASWMLKHHKENPFYTIFDDILDICAEYDVSLSLGDSLRPGCLYDASDKPQLEELKVLGELTLKAWDKDVQVMIEGPGHVPINEIERNVKLEQIYCHEAPFYVLGPLVLDIGAGYDHIGSAIGAAMAAWYGVSMLCYVTPKEHLGLPNEEDVREGMMAYKIAAHSADIARKIPGVRKIDDEMSDARYKFDWNRQFELALDPERAKEYHDESLPQEVFKEAEFCSMCGPKFCSYKVTQDAMANFNWDEFKKEAEKKLENENI, from the coding sequence ATGAGAAAAGAATGGATTAAAAAAAGAATGAATGATAGTCGTAGGACTCAAATGTATTATGCTAAAAAAGGTATTATTACAGAAGAGATGGAGTATATTGCAAAAATTGAAAATTTAGATGCTGAATTTGTAAGAAGTGAAGTTGCAAGAGGAAGACTTATAATTCCAGCAAATATTAATCACACTCATCTTGTGCCTATGGCTATTGGTAGAGTTACTAAAACAAAAGTTAATGCGAATATTGGTGCAAGTGCCTTAGCAAGTGATATAGAAGAAGAGGTAAAAAAACTTCAAACTGCTGTAAAGTATGGGGCAGATACTGTTATGGATTTAAGTGCAGGGGCAAAAAATATGGATGAAATTAGAGAAGCTATAATAAAAGCATCTCCTGTGCCAATTGGGACAGTACCGATGTATCAGATTATTGATGAGATTGGAGATGTTGAGAAATTAACATATGATGATATTTTAAGGGTGCTTGAAAAACAAGCAAAACAAGGTGTTAGTTACTTTACAATTCACGCAGGACTGCTTTTAAGACATATGCCAGAAATTGCTAAAAGAAAAATGGGAATAGTAAGTAGGGGAGGTAGTCTAACTGCTTCTTGGATGCTAAAACACCACAAAGAAAATCCATTTTATACAATTTTTGATGATATTTTAGATATTTGTGCTGAGTATGATGTCTCTTTATCACTTGGGGATTCTCTAAGACCTGGATGCTTATATGATGCAAGTGATAAACCTCAGCTTGAAGAGTTAAAAGTATTAGGAGAGCTTACTCTTAAAGCATGGGATAAAGATGTTCAAGTTATGATAGAAGGGCCAGGACATGTGCCTATTAATGAGATTGAAAGAAATGTAAAGTTAGAACAAATTTATTGCCATGAAGCTCCTTTTTATGTATTAGGGCCACTTGTGCTTGATATTGGAGCAGGGTATGACCATATAGGAAGTGCAATTGGAGCTGCAATGGCTGCTTGGTATGGTGTTAGTATGCTTTGTTATGTTACACCAAAAGAGCATTTAGGACTTCCTAATGAAGAGGATGTAAGAGAAGGAATGATGGCATATAAAATTGCAGCTCACTCAGCTGATATTGCAAGAAAAATTCCTGGTGTTAGAAAAATTGATGACGAGATGAGTGATGCAAGGTATAAATTTGATTGGAATAGACAATTTGAATTAGCACTTGACCCAGAGCGTGCAAAAGAGTATCACGATGAAAGCTTACCACAAGAAGTATTTAAAGAAGCAGAGTTTTGTAGTATGTGTGGGCCTAAGTTTTGTAGTTATAAAGTAACACAAGATGCAATGGCTAATTTCAATTGGGATGAGTTTAAAAAAGAGGCTGAGAAGAAGTTAGAAAATGAAAATATATAA
- a CDS encoding Mrp/NBP35 family ATP-binding protein, with the protein MKEKILEKLKEVIYPGFKKSVIDFGFVKEVEVSEDNKKAIITYQIPSTDDVVAQKLNDATIDKLKEIGIEATTQIIRPKKPRETSSRGVNKMPNVKSFVMVSSGKGGVGKSTTAVNLALSLAKEGKKVGILDGDIYGPNVARMLGMADKKPEVIGNKVKPFENYGVKFISMANLLPEGKALMWRGAMLVKALQQFMEDVDWGELDILVIDMPPGTGDAQMTMAQQVPVTAGVAVTTPQTVAVDDAKRSMDMFKQLHIPIAGVIENMSGFICPNCNSKYDIFGSGAAEKLASEYDTKILAKIPIEPAIREGGDKGEPIVVSRPNSESAKEFQKAAKELLKFIDYVHSQDLAGNEMIQPIYGVNGTPSACSVNR; encoded by the coding sequence TTGAAAGAAAAAATTTTAGAAAAGTTAAAAGAGGTAATTTACCCGGGTTTTAAAAAAAGTGTGATAGATTTTGGATTTGTAAAAGAGGTAGAAGTTAGTGAAGATAATAAAAAAGCAATAATTACTTATCAAATTCCATCAACTGATGATGTGGTTGCACAAAAATTAAATGATGCAACAATTGATAAATTAAAAGAGATAGGAATTGAAGCTACTACTCAAATAATTAGACCAAAAAAACCAAGAGAGACATCAAGTAGAGGTGTTAACAAAATGCCAAATGTAAAAAGCTTTGTAATGGTGTCTTCTGGAAAAGGTGGGGTTGGAAAATCAACTACTGCTGTAAACTTAGCGCTATCTCTTGCAAAAGAAGGTAAAAAAGTAGGAATACTTGATGGTGATATTTATGGACCAAATGTTGCAAGAATGCTTGGAATGGCTGATAAAAAACCAGAAGTAATTGGAAATAAAGTAAAACCATTTGAGAATTATGGAGTTAAATTTATTTCAATGGCTAACTTACTGCCAGAGGGTAAAGCACTAATGTGGAGAGGTGCTATGCTTGTAAAAGCTCTCCAACAATTTATGGAAGATGTTGATTGGGGTGAGCTTGATATATTAGTTATTGATATGCCACCAGGCACAGGAGATGCTCAAATGACAATGGCTCAACAAGTACCAGTAACAGCAGGTGTTGCAGTTACTACTCCTCAAACAGTAGCAGTTGATGATGCAAAAAGAAGTATGGATATGTTTAAACAGCTTCATATACCAATTGCAGGTGTTATTGAAAATATGAGTGGATTTATATGTCCAAATTGTAATTCTAAATATGATATTTTTGGAAGTGGAGCAGCTGAGAAATTAGCAAGTGAATATGATACAAAAATCTTAGCAAAAATTCCTATCGAACCTGCAATTAGAGAAGGTGGAGATAAAGGTGAGCCAATTGTTGTTAGCAGACCAAATAGTGAAAGTGCAAAAGAATTTCAAAAAGCTGCAAAAGAATTATTAAAATTTATTGATTATGTGCATAGTCAAGACTTAGCAGGTAATGAAATGATTCAGCCAATTTACGGAGTAAATGGAACTCCAAGTGCATGTAGTGTTAATAGATAA
- a CDS encoding ABC transporter ATP-binding protein, whose protein sequence is MYLVIDNIKVNLKSKEILNNVTFKVKRGEVVGILGKNGVGKSTLLKYIAKLLPNKGKVYLSNKDLHKISNKKLAKKLSYVSQTQNGGFLSVYETLLLGRKPYFSFSPSKEDIKKVEQIIEKLNLKDIQNKKTNELSGGELQKVMIAKELVKQSEILLFDEPTNNLDIKNQIEILDYIKETTKKNNLITLIIIHDINLSLKYCDKFMMIKDKKIIYEGDESIITPSTLKEIYEIDAKICIYKERKVVIY, encoded by the coding sequence ATGTATTTAGTAATCGATAATATAAAAGTAAATTTAAAAAGTAAAGAAATATTAAACAATGTAACATTTAAAGTAAAAAGAGGAGAAGTTGTTGGTATTTTAGGGAAAAACGGAGTTGGCAAATCTACTCTTCTTAAATATATTGCAAAACTTCTTCCAAATAAAGGCAAAGTGTATCTATCAAATAAAGATTTACATAAAATTTCAAATAAAAAATTAGCAAAAAAACTTAGTTATGTTTCACAAACTCAAAATGGAGGATTTTTAAGTGTATATGAAACTCTCCTACTTGGTAGAAAACCATATTTTTCTTTTTCTCCATCCAAAGAGGATATAAAAAAAGTTGAGCAAATTATTGAAAAACTAAATCTAAAAGATATTCAAAACAAAAAAACAAATGAATTAAGTGGTGGAGAACTTCAAAAAGTCATGATAGCAAAAGAGTTAGTAAAACAAAGTGAAATTTTACTTTTCGATGAACCAACTAATAATCTGGATATTAAAAATCAAATTGAAATTTTAGATTACATAAAAGAAACTACTAAAAAAAATAATTTAATTACATTAATAATAATTCACGACATAAATCTATCTTTAAAATATTGTGACAAATTTATGATGATTAAAGATAAAAAGATTATTTATGAAGGAGACGAAAGTATTATAACTCCTTCAACTTTAAAAGAAATTTATGAAATAGATGCAAAAATTTGCATCTATAAAGAAAGAAAAGTAGTTATCTATTAA
- a CDS encoding FecCD family ABC transporter permease codes for MNYYKKTNKLTIITLSFFISLLLISFLAIQIGDSFIDINHFKENYFIIFEIRIPRVLGAIVCGASLGIAGAIMQAVLKNPLASPFTLGISHGALFGASLGVIFFKNELSISILAFFGAIIVIIAILILAKKVFSAEGLILAGIAISAFFNALSMFLQYISDENELSEIINWSFGDLSKATYQNILIIFIIFVLSFIFIYYKRWEYNALEIKYAQNLGVNVKKLTIISLLIATLLTAINVAYFGIIGFIGLIAPHIVRIFIGDYRFLLPLSAIIGAILLVISDTLARTILLPITIPVGILTSFIGAPLFLYLLINLRK; via the coding sequence TTGAATTATTACAAAAAAACTAACAAACTAACTATTATTACTCTTTCTTTTTTTATTTCTTTATTATTAATCTCTTTTTTAGCAATACAAATTGGAGATAGTTTTATTGATATTAATCATTTTAAAGAAAACTATTTTATAATTTTTGAAATTAGAATTCCAAGAGTTTTAGGCGCTATTGTTTGTGGTGCAAGTTTAGGTATTGCTGGTGCTATAATGCAAGCAGTTTTAAAAAACCCTCTTGCTTCTCCTTTTACACTTGGAATAAGTCATGGCGCTTTATTTGGGGCAAGTTTAGGAGTTATTTTTTTTAAAAATGAATTATCTATATCTATTTTAGCTTTTTTTGGAGCTATTATTGTAATAATAGCAATTTTAATACTTGCAAAAAAAGTATTTTCAGCTGAGGGGCTAATTTTAGCCGGTATTGCAATTAGTGCTTTTTTTAATGCTTTAAGTATGTTTTTACAATACATTTCAGATGAAAATGAGTTAAGTGAAATTATTAATTGGTCTTTTGGAGACTTATCAAAAGCCACATATCAAAATATTTTAATTATATTTATAATTTTTGTTTTAAGTTTTATTTTTATCTATTATAAAAGATGGGAATATAATGCATTAGAAATAAAATATGCTCAAAATCTTGGAGTTAATGTTAAAAAACTTACAATAATTTCTTTATTAATAGCCACACTTTTAACTGCAATTAATGTAGCTTATTTTGGAATAATAGGATTTATTGGTCTTATCGCTCCACATATCGTAAGAATTTTTATAGGAGATTATAGATTTTTACTCCCTCTTAGCGCTATAATTGGAGCAATTTTACTTGTAATTTCTGATACCTTAGCAAGGACTATTCTCCTTCCAATAACTATTCCTGTTGGAATACTAACCTCTTTTATTGGAGCACCACTCTTTTTATATCTTTTAATCAATTTAAGGAAATAG
- a CDS encoding iron ABC transporter substrate-binding protein, which yields MKKLIIFLITIIFINAKIIKDSLGREVNMPEKVNKIVAIGPGALRMVVYLKSQNKVVGIEFKEKKFMPYARPYIAANKFLLKLPVIGVGGPNPNPNLEKIISIKPDVIIAGYINKSYANLISKKTGIPVFVITYGNIGNFANKKFFNSIKALGKVLNKEKRANDVINFINDMQKDLENRKININKKVYIGAVAFKGLHSLTTTISKFPPFEILGIKNVISKNIKSPFNISLETLYKVNPDIIFIDESGLKLVKKELFKYKNLQAFKQHQTYGILPYNLYMTNIGTAYLDTYFIGKVLDPQKFKDIDIEKKADEIYTFLVGKNVYPLMTKKLGGLKKLELLQKN from the coding sequence ATGAAAAAATTAATTATATTTTTAATAACAATTATTTTTATAAACGCAAAAATTATAAAAGATTCATTAGGTAGAGAAGTAAATATGCCTGAAAAAGTAAACAAAATAGTTGCAATTGGTCCTGGTGCATTAAGAATGGTTGTTTATTTAAAATCTCAAAATAAAGTTGTTGGAATAGAATTCAAAGAAAAAAAATTTATGCCATATGCAAGACCTTATATTGCTGCTAATAAATTCCTATTAAAATTACCTGTTATTGGTGTTGGAGGACCAAATCCTAATCCTAACTTAGAAAAAATTATTTCTATAAAACCAGATGTAATTATTGCAGGATATATTAATAAAAGTTATGCTAATTTAATTTCAAAAAAAACAGGAATCCCTGTATTTGTAATTACATACGGAAATATAGGAAATTTTGCAAACAAAAAATTTTTTAACTCTATAAAAGCTCTTGGAAAAGTATTAAATAAAGAAAAAAGAGCAAATGATGTAATAAATTTCATTAATGATATGCAAAAAGATTTAGAAAATAGAAAAATTAATATTAACAAAAAAGTTTATATTGGAGCAGTAGCATTTAAAGGTCTTCATAGTTTAACTACTACAATCTCAAAATTTCCTCCGTTTGAAATATTAGGGATAAAAAATGTAATCTCAAAAAATATCAAATCACCATTTAATATCTCACTTGAAACTTTATATAAAGTAAATCCTGATATAATCTTTATTGATGAAAGTGGATTAAAATTAGTAAAAAAAGAACTTTTTAAATACAAAAATTTACAAGCATTTAAACAACATCAAACATATGGAATATTACCTTATAATCTCTATATGACAAATATTGGAACTGCTTATTTAGATACATATTTTATTGGAAAAGTTTTAGACCCCCAAAAATTCAAAGATATTGATATAGAAAAAAAAGCAGATGAGATTTATACTTTTTTAGTAGGTAAAAATGTATATCCGCTTATGACAAAAAAACTTGGAGGATTAAAAAAACTTGAATTATTACAAAAAAACTAA
- a CDS encoding class I SAM-dependent methyltransferase translates to MKEFLEKILNTPTNEEFKRLYHGRGEKTYPFLTIDSINEILFVQFFEKNNLEEEIIEFLKNTKKYPHIIIKKRFTNETFAIKGEIPKIYYAIENNIKFKLNFYNQNIGYFGDSKNARKYIETTSTNKRVLNLFAYTCGFSLFAKKGNAKEVINIDMSKSALSIGMHNHQINNLYDKTIKFLPYNILKSLKKIENLGKFDIIIIDPPTHQKGSFIASKDYIKIIKKLNNISHTNTTLLACINDPKIKKKEFINLIENNSNYKFKEKISPPKEYINSSLKSFIFSPKFI, encoded by the coding sequence ATGAAAGAATTTTTAGAAAAAATATTAAATACTCCTACTAATGAAGAATTTAAAAGACTATATCATGGAAGAGGAGAAAAAACATATCCTTTTTTAACAATTGATAGTATTAATGAAATTTTATTTGTTCAATTTTTTGAAAAAAATAATTTAGAAGAAGAAATTATAGAATTTTTAAAAAATACTAAGAAATATCCTCACATAATAATCAAAAAAAGATTTACAAATGAAACTTTTGCAATTAAAGGAGAAATCCCAAAAATCTATTACGCAATAGAAAATAACATAAAATTCAAACTAAATTTTTATAATCAAAACATTGGCTATTTTGGTGATAGTAAGAATGCAAGAAAGTATATTGAAACTACATCTACCAATAAAAGAGTATTAAATCTTTTTGCTTATACTTGTGGATTTTCATTATTTGCTAAAAAAGGTAATGCAAAAGAAGTTATAAATATTGATATGTCAAAGTCTGCTTTAAGTATAGGAATGCATAATCATCAAATAAATAATTTATATGATAAAACTATAAAATTTTTGCCTTATAATATTTTAAAATCTCTAAAAAAAATAGAAAATTTAGGTAAGTTTGATATTATTATTATTGACCCTCCTACTCATCAAAAAGGAAGTTTTATTGCAAGTAAAGATTACATAAAAATCATTAAAAAACTAAATAATATATCTCACACTAACACTACTCTTTTAGCCTGTATCAATGACCCTAAAATAAAAAAAAAAGAATTTATAAACTTAATTGAAAATAACTCAAACTATAAATTTAAAGAAAAAATCTCTCCACCAAAAGAATATATCAATTCCTCTCTTAAAAGTTTCATATTTAGTCCTAAATTTATATAA
- the lpxB gene encoding lipid-A-disaccharide synthase, protein MRVLVSAIEPSANLHLRYILNEWKIENGKWKIEGVFDRNLGEPIVDSNEFNVMGFFDVIPKINLAKKTINKLAEMSKNVDKVLLIDAPSFNLRLAKKIKEINPKIEIIYYILPKVWAWKRGRIREVNKYIDKKAYIFPFEREFWSDGIYVGNPLLDEIKEFRDREIKNKVAFLPGSRKSEIKNLMPIFKELAKKIDKEKVLVIPSIYKGKIEKIYGNVSEFEICFDTKRALLNSDFAYICSGTATLEAAIIGVPFVLMYKTRWIEYLIAKSLVKLNYVGLANIIFERENLGEFHKEYLQSFDINELLKDYKNNNLEEFREKSKKLREILKFGSSKNVAKLLF, encoded by the coding sequence ATGAGAGTTTTAGTAAGTGCGATTGAGCCAAGTGCAAATTTGCATTTAAGATATATCTTAAATGAATGGAAAATAGAAAATGGAAAATGGAAAATAGAGGGAGTATTTGATAGAAATTTAGGAGAGCCGATTGTAGATAGCAATGAATTTAATGTAATGGGTTTTTTTGATGTAATTCCAAAAATCAATTTAGCTAAAAAAACAATTAATAAATTAGCTGAAATGTCAAAAAACGTAGATAAAGTTTTGCTTATAGATGCACCTTCATTTAATTTACGTCTTGCTAAAAAAATAAAAGAAATAAATCCAAAAATTGAAATAATTTATTATATTTTGCCAAAAGTTTGGGCTTGGAAGAGAGGAAGAATTAGAGAAGTTAATAAATATATTGATAAAAAAGCTTATATATTTCCATTTGAGAGAGAGTTTTGGAGTGATGGAATATATGTAGGAAATCCACTTCTTGATGAGATTAAAGAGTTTAGGGACAGGGAGATTAAAAATAAAGTTGCTTTTTTACCTGGAAGTAGAAAAAGTGAAATTAAAAATTTAATGCCTATTTTTAAAGAGTTAGCTAAAAAAATTGATAAAGAAAAAGTTTTAGTAATTCCTTCTATTTATAAAGGAAAGATAGAAAAAATTTATGGAAATGTAAGTGAATTTGAAATTTGTTTTGATACAAAAAGAGCATTATTAAATAGTGATTTTGCTTATATTTGTAGTGGGACTGCAACTCTTGAAGCAGCAATAATTGGAGTGCCTTTTGTTTTGATGTATAAGACAAGATGGATTGAATATTTAATTGCAAAAAGCTTAGTAAAACTTAATTATGTAGGGCTTGCAAATATAATTTTTGAGAGGGAAAATTTAGGAGAGTTTCACAAAGAGTATTTGCAAAGTTTTGATATAAATGAACTTCTTAAAGATTATAAAAATAATAATTTAGAAGAGTTTAGAGAAAAATCAAAAAAATTAAGAGAGATTTTAAAATTTGGTAGTAGTAAAAATGTAGCTAAATTACTTTTTTGA
- the greA gene encoding transcription elongation factor GreA — MKEPMTKYGYEKLSKELEYLKTVARPEVAKEIDAARELGDLKENAEYHAAKEKQAHIERRIAELSDILSRAVVVDPKEHAHDRVSFGSTVYLVDLDSDEEFKYTIVGAPEADPDKGLISYNSPLAKALIGKHVGDEVEVNLPSGTKYYEIEKICFEDICFTE, encoded by the coding sequence ATGAAAGAGCCAATGACTAAGTATGGTTATGAAAAATTAAGCAAAGAACTTGAATATTTAAAAACTGTTGCAAGACCTGAGGTTGCAAAAGAGATTGATGCAGCAAGAGAGCTTGGAGATTTAAAAGAAAATGCGGAATATCACGCAGCAAAAGAGAAACAAGCTCATATTGAAAGAAGAATAGCAGAACTTAGTGATATTTTAAGTAGAGCTGTGGTAGTAGACCCAAAAGAACACGCTCATGATAGAGTTTCATTTGGAAGTACTGTTTATTTAGTAGATTTAGATAGTGATGAAGAGTTTAAATATACAATTGTTGGAGCACCAGAAGCTGACCCTGATAAAGGTCTTATATCTTATAACTCTCCACTTGCAAAAGCTTTAATAGGAAAACATGTAGGAGATGAGGTAGAAGTTAATTTACCAAGTGGAACAAAGTATTATGAGATTGAAAAAATTTGTTTTGAAGATATCTGTTTTACAGAGTAA
- the dut gene encoding dUTP diphosphatase, with product MKLKVKKLKNDAILPKYQTDEAAGFDLHSIENVVIKVGERKLISTGLAFEIEKGFEAQIRPRSGLAFKYGITVLNSPGTIDSDYRGEIKVLLINLGEEDFEIKKGDRISQVVIAPVIQAEIIEVEILSNTQRGSGGFGSTGK from the coding sequence ATGAAGTTAAAAGTAAAAAAACTAAAAAATGATGCAATTTTGCCAAAATATCAAACTGATGAAGCTGCTGGATTTGATTTGCATTCAATTGAAAATGTAGTAATTAAAGTAGGTGAGAGAAAATTAATTTCAACTGGTCTTGCTTTTGAGATTGAAAAAGGATTTGAAGCTCAAATTAGACCAAGAAGTGGTCTTGCTTTTAAATATGGAATTACAGTATTAAATTCTCCTGGGACAATAGATAGTGATTACAGAGGTGAGATTAAAGTACTTCTTATTAATTTAGGAGAAGAAGATTTTGAGATAAAAAAAGGAGATAGAATATCACAAGTTGTTATTGCACCTGTTATTCAAGCTGAAATTATTGAGGTTGAAATTTTAAGTAATACTCAAAGAGGCTCAGGTGGATTTGGAAGCACTGGAAAATAG
- the argC gene encoding N-acetyl-gamma-glutamyl-phosphate reductase produces the protein MINIAIVGASGYTGLELIKILLNHPEFSIKGLFGSSGGERIEEIYPALKGAFEAEIEKLDIEKLKSFDLVFLAVPHKTAMSIVKEIYGHTKIVDFSADYRLNQKNYENFYCSHIDPVNLENSAYGLPEIFREFIKNKTLIANPGCYPTATILALYPFLDYIEDGVFIDAKSGVSGAGKKLSETTHFVKDNENFFAYNPIKHRHSIEISEKTGLNVTFVPQLLPITRGMQISIYAKLKCDIDPLEVLNDTYKNEKFIRICNKPVEIKQVIGTHYCDIFAMKNGNMLFINSVIDNLLRGASSQAVANANLICGLDESLGLPKIAYIP, from the coding sequence TTGATTAATATAGCAATTGTAGGGGCAAGTGGATATACAGGGCTTGAACTTATAAAAATTTTACTAAATCATCCAGAATTTAGTATAAAAGGGCTTTTTGGAAGTAGTGGTGGTGAGAGGATTGAAGAGATATATCCAGCATTAAAAGGGGCATTTGAAGCTGAAATTGAAAAATTAGATATAGAAAAATTAAAAAGTTTTGATTTAGTATTTTTAGCAGTTCCACATAAAACTGCAATGAGTATTGTTAAAGAAATATATGGACATACAAAAATAGTTGATTTTTCAGCTGATTATAGATTAAATCAAAAAAATTATGAAAATTTCTATTGCTCTCATATTGACCCTGTAAATTTAGAAAATTCAGCTTATGGGCTTCCTGAAATTTTTAGAGAGTTTATAAAAAATAAAACTCTTATAGCAAATCCAGGATGTTATCCAACAGCTACAATACTTGCTCTTTATCCATTTTTAGATTATATTGAAGATGGTGTTTTTATTGATGCAAAAAGTGGAGTTAGTGGAGCTGGTAAAAAACTTAGTGAAACTACACATTTTGTAAAAGATAACGAAAATTTTTTTGCTTATAATCCAATAAAACATCGCCATTCAATTGAAATTTCAGAAAAAACAGGGCTTAATGTAACTTTTGTGCCACAACTCTTACCTATAACAAGAGGAATGCAAATTAGTATCTATGCTAAATTAAAATGTGATATAGACCCACTTGAAGTTTTAAATGACACTTACAAAAATGAAAAATTTATAAGAATTTGTAATAAGCCAGTTGAAATTAAGCAAGTAATTGGAACACATTATTGCGATATATTTGCTATGAAAAATGGTAATATGCTTTTTATAAATAGTGTAATTGATAATTTACTAAGAGGGGCTTCTTCTCAAGCTGTTGCAAATGCAAATTTAATATGCGGATTAGATGAAAGTTTAGGACTTCCTAAAATTGCTTATATACCATAG
- a CDS encoding UDP-2,3-diacylglucosamine diphosphatase — MKIKNVELKNGAVFIADVHYKKGNKEFLDVLQSFINNPPPQIFFLGDIFHLLLPFNFLIKENIDAINLINQLASKTEVYYTPGNHDFNIEKIFINVVISDAFVDEKKSIFLTHGDLTDKDIFYKLYVLIIRNYLGNQLLNILSLNFINNWLFKKILQKKIKCTKISNFSLKVKSKIADISYKNLIEGHYHQNIFLDFGDKAYFNLGAYVCDKSYFIYEDLAIKEKNGNRRQNIKGWLKRT; from the coding sequence TTGAAAATTAAAAATGTAGAATTAAAAAATGGTGCAGTTTTTATAGCTGATGTGCATTATAAAAAAGGGAATAAAGAATTTTTAGATGTACTTCAATCTTTTATTAATAATCCTCCTCCTCAAATTTTCTTTCTTGGTGATATCTTTCATCTTCTATTGCCATTTAATTTTTTAATCAAAGAAAATATTGATGCAATTAATCTTATAAATCAACTTGCATCAAAAACAGAAGTATATTATACACCAGGCAACCATGATTTTAATATAGAAAAAATTTTTATAAATGTCGTCATTTCAGATGCATTTGTAGATGAAAAAAAATCTATTTTTTTAACTCATGGAGACTTAACAGATAAAGATATATTTTATAAACTTTATGTGTTAATTATTAGAAACTATTTAGGTAATCAGTTATTAAATATATTAAGTTTAAATTTTATAAATAACTGGTTATTTAAAAAAATTCTACAAAAAAAAATAAAATGTACTAAAATTTCTAATTTTTCTCTAAAAGTAAAATCAAAAATTGCCGATATAAGTTACAAGAACCTTATTGAAGGACATTATCACCAAAATATATTTTTAGATTTTGGTGATAAGGCTTATTTTAATTTAGGTGCATATGTATGTGATAAAAGCTATTTTATTTATGAAGATTTAGCAATAAAGGAAAAAAATGGCAATAGAAGACAAAACATTAAAGGTTGGCTCAAACGAACTTGA